The Thermodesulfobacteriota bacterium genome includes the window TCCCCGGCTCGTCGAACGTGATGGCGCGCCGCTTCCCGGCGATCCGGTTGAACAGGGTGGATTTTCCGACGTTGGGCCGGCCCACCAGCGCGATCGTGAATTCACCCCGGCTCATATCCCAGGCGCCTCAGCATCCTCTCGTTCTTCGACCAGTCTTTTTCCACTTTTACGAACAGCTCCAAGTATACCCGGCTGCCGGTCTCTTTCTCCAGTTCCAAGCGGGACGCCGTGCCGATTTTTTTCAGGGCCGCCCCGCCCCTGCCGATGACGATCCCCTTCTGCGATTCCCGCTCCACCAGGATGTCCGCGCGGATCCGCACGAGATTCTTCTCCGGCTCCTCCTTGTATTCGGCGATCTGGACCGCCACGCTGTACGGAATCTCCTCCTCAAGCTCCCGGAACAGCTTCTCCCGGATCACTTCCTTGGCGATGAAGCGCATGGGGAGGTCGGTGAGGTCCTCTTCCGGGAAAAACGCGGGCCCCTCGGGAAGCATCCCGAACAGGGCGGACAGGAACGCGTCCACCCCCGTCCCCTTCGCGGCGGAGACCAGGAACGTTTTCACGTAGGACCCTTCCTTTTCCAGCTCCGCCCTGCGGGCCTCCGCGGCGGCGGGCTCCATCCGGTCGACCTTGTTCAGGACGAGCACCTTGGGAACCGGCAGCCTCGAGAGGATCTCCCGGACGAGGGCGTTCTCCCCGCCCCTGCCGATCTCCCGGTCGTCCACGATGTGGGCCACGATGTCGGCCTCTTCGCCGATGCGCTGCGCGGTGCGGACCATGTAGGCGTTCAACGCCCGGTGAGGCTTGTGGATCCCGGGGCTGTCGAGGAAAACGATCTGCCCCCGGTCTTCCGTGTAGATGCCCGCGATCCGGTCCCTCGTGGTCTGCGGCTTCGGCGTCACGATCGCGATCCTGGCGCCGAGGATCCGGTTCATCAGGGTGGACTTGCCGACGTTGGGTCGGCCGAGCAGCGCGACGAATCCGGACTTCAAATGGTGTCCTCCCCCGAGGCGGTGAGCCTGGTCAGCATTTCCGAGGCGGCGACGGTTTCCGCCTCCTTCTTGGATTTCCCCTCGCCCTGGCAGGGGGACCGGCCCAGCACCCGGACCTCGGCCCGGAAGACCTTCTCGTGAGCCGGTCCTTCCGCGGAGAGGAGGCGGTACACGGGCAGCTCGATCCCCACCTTCTGGCACCATTCCTGGAGTCGGGATTTCGCGTCGAAGCCCTCCACCAGCGCGTTCATGAAATCCGGCAGCCGGAACTGCTCCTGGACGAAGGCGAAGGCGGCGTCGTAGCCGCCGTCGATGAAGATCGCCCCGATGATCGCCTCGACCGCGTCCGCGACCATCTTCCGGGTCACCCCGCCGGACCCTTTCCTGCGGACGGACGGGTCGATGATGAGGTGCTCGGAGACGCGGATCCGCTCCCCGACCTGGACCAGGTTGCGGTTGTTGATGATCGCCGCCCGCGCCTTCGTGAGGATCCCTTCCCCCGCCTGGGGGAGGAGCCGGTAGACGTCGTGCGCGATGCAAAGGCTCAGGACCGCGTCACCGAGAAACTCGAGCCGCTCGTAGGAGCGCTTTCCTGTCTCCCGCCCGGGCGCGGAACCGTGGCGCAGCGCCTCGTCCAGCAGCTCTCCGGACCGGAAGCGGTACCGGATCCGCTCCTCAAGCCCGTCCGTCGTCACCTTCGATCCTCCCCTCGAGCTTCCCGTTTCGCGCGCCGAGGATCCGCACGGCTACAAGTTCCCCGACCTCCGCCGACCCCGCCGGGAAAACGACTTCGATGTAGTTCTCCGAGGTGCCCTTGAGCGTCTTGCGCTCCGCCTCCCCCGTTTCCGATTCCGCGATCACGGAAAGCGTCCTCCCCGCCTGCGCCTCGAGGTATCCCTTCCGCATCGCCCCGTCCGCCGCCAGCAGCATCCCCACCCTTCGCTTCTTTTCGGCGGCGCACACGCCGTCGCGCCACGCGGCGCTTTCCGTCCCGGGCCGGGGGGAGTATGGGAAAGCGTGCAGGTAGCTCAAGGGAGACTCCGCGATCCGCTCGAGCGTCTCCGCGAAATCCTTTTCCGTTTCCCCGGGGAAGCCGGCCATCACGTCCGCCCCCAGCCGCGCGTCCGGCGCGCAGGAACGGACCGCCTCCAGTTTCTCACGATACTGTCCCGAGGTG containing:
- the era gene encoding GTPase Era yields the protein MKSGFVALLGRPNVGKSTLMNRILGARIAIVTPKPQTTRDRIAGIYTEDRGQIVFLDSPGIHKPHRALNAYMVRTAQRIGEEADIVAHIVDDREIGRGGENALVREILSRLPVPKVLVLNKVDRMEPAAAEARRAELEKEGSYVKTFLVSAAKGTGVDAFLSALFGMLPEGPAFFPEEDLTDLPMRFIAKEVIREKLFRELEEEIPYSVAVQIAEYKEEPEKNLVRIRADILVERESQKGIVIGRGGAALKKIGTASRLELEKETGSRVYLELFVKVEKDWSKNERMLRRLGYEPG
- the rnc gene encoding ribonuclease III, with amino-acid sequence MTTDGLEERIRYRFRSGELLDEALRHGSAPGRETGKRSYERLEFLGDAVLSLCIAHDVYRLLPQAGEGILTKARAAIINNRNLVQVGERIRVSEHLIIDPSVRRKGSGGVTRKMVADAVEAIIGAIFIDGGYDAAFAFVQEQFRLPDFMNALVEGFDAKSRLQEWCQKVGIELPVYRLLSAEGPAHEKVFRAEVRVLGRSPCQGEGKSKKEAETVAASEMLTRLTASGEDTI